The sequence below is a genomic window from Anaerolineae bacterium.
CGCGCCGCCGGCGATCTCGGACAGCCCCGGCCGCCCCGAACAGGCCACCGGCACCCCGCAGGCCATGGCCTCCAGCACCGGCAGTCCAAAACCCTCGTAGAGGGAGGGGTGCACCAGCAGTTCGGCCCCCTGATACAGGTGCACCAGCTCTTCGTCGGGGAGCCGGCCCAGCGCGTAGGTGGACGGCGTCCGGCGAAATGCCTCGATGGTATCGGGGAAGCGGGGGTCCTGCGGGCCGGCCCATACCAGCGCCGGCCGTTCCCCCCATGCCTCCCGCCAGCGCGCCATGACGATCTCCCATGCCCGCACCAGCCGTTCCAGGTTCTTGTGCGGCTTGTTGATGCCAACGTAGAGCACGTAACGCGCCGGCAGGCCGCGGCTCTGCTTCCAGCGTGCCGTGTCCGCCGGGTCCTGGGCGGGGTGAAAGCGCGGGTCGGGGGCCAGGTAGGTCACCCGCACTCGCGCCGGCGGCACACCCAGCAGTTCGGTCATATCTCTGGCCGTGGCCTGGGATATAGCCAGGCACAGGCCGGCGCGCCGCACCGCCAGCCGGTGGAGCAGGTGATACAGATGCCGCTTCCATGCCGGCGCGAGGGCCGTGGGCACCCGCAGGGGCACCAGGTCATACACGGTCAGCACGGTCGGCAGGCCGGCCAGATAGGGCATCAGGTAATAAGTGGCATGGTACAGGTCAGCCTCCAACGAACGGAGCAGTCGGGGGACGGCGACCTGGCCGGCCGGCGAGAAGGGTGACCAGGGCGCCG
It includes:
- a CDS encoding glycosyltransferase family 4 protein; amino-acid sequence: MRVVLDGRPVGEHFPGIGRYVYHLTRALAEGAPAPDILLLHDPRTGVPWRDLAGEFPQITLVPAPWSPFSPAGQVAVPRLLRSLEADLYHATYYLMPYLAGLPTVLTVYDLVPLRVPTALAPAWKRHLYHLLHRLAVRRAGLCLAISQATARDMTELLGVPPARVRVTYLAPDPRFHPAQDPADTARWKQSRGLPARYVLYVGINKPHKNLERLVRAWEIVMARWREAWGERPALVWAGPQDPRFPDTIEAFRRTPSTYALGRLPDEELVHLYQGAELLVHPSLYEGFGLPVLEAMACGVPVACSGRPGLSEIAGGAALLFDPEDETAIADVLTELLASPERRQALALAGLARAAEFTWPATARATLAAYSELTRSPAEKG